In a genomic window of Halobiforma lacisalsi AJ5:
- a CDS encoding RNA ligase partner protein, whose amino-acid sequence MSTETFKQRFVLDTSLFVTEEIRREDESLEEAVLRLLDLIAHARLNLGISCYVPPTIHDELTTMLEARGVAEEVYAKLNTWVVRKHPDRYGLEIPANVVYSFVDEMSDRVDRGLRVSEEAVRRAERASDEPLEDHEHKTEVDAVISDLRDKYRGAMRTGVLDSREDFDLLILARELDAGVVTEDRGIIDWTEDFGLRYIRGREFPDLLEQYLATVDPEEKRTID is encoded by the coding sequence ATGTCCACGGAGACGTTCAAACAGCGGTTCGTCCTCGACACCTCGCTGTTCGTCACCGAGGAGATCCGCCGTGAGGACGAGTCGCTCGAGGAGGCCGTCCTGCGACTCCTCGACCTGATCGCCCACGCGCGGCTCAACCTCGGCATCTCCTGTTACGTCCCGCCGACGATCCACGACGAACTCACGACGATGCTCGAGGCCCGCGGGGTCGCCGAGGAGGTCTACGCGAAGCTCAACACCTGGGTCGTCCGCAAACACCCCGACCGGTACGGGCTCGAGATCCCGGCCAACGTCGTCTACAGCTTCGTCGACGAGATGAGCGACCGGGTCGACCGCGGGCTCCGGGTCTCCGAGGAGGCCGTCCGCCGGGCCGAGCGGGCGTCGGACGAACCGCTCGAGGACCACGAGCACAAGACGGAGGTCGACGCGGTGATCTCCGACCTGCGCGACAAGTACCGCGGCGCGATGCGGACCGGGGTGCTCGACTCGCGGGAGGACTTCGACCTCCTGATCCTCGCCCGCGAACTCGACGCGGGGGTCGTCACCGAAGATCGGGGGATCATCGACTGGACCGAGGACTTCGGCCTGCGGTACATCCGCGGGCGGGAGTTCCCGGACCTGCTCGAGCAGTACCTCGCGACGGTCGATCCCGAGGAGAAGCGAACGATCGATTGA
- a CDS encoding elongation factor 1-beta: MGKVAAKIKVMPDSPEMDLDALQERLESALPEGAKINGVEREEVAFGLTALYPTVIVPDGAGGTETVEENFADVEGVESVDVDNVGRI; encoded by the coding sequence ATGGGAAAAGTAGCAGCCAAGATCAAGGTCATGCCGGACAGCCCCGAGATGGACCTCGACGCGCTCCAGGAGCGCCTCGAGAGCGCGCTCCCCGAGGGTGCGAAGATCAACGGCGTCGAGCGCGAGGAAGTCGCGTTCGGCCTCACCGCGCTCTACCCGACCGTGATCGTCCCGGACGGTGCGGGCGGCACGGAGACGGTCGAGGAGAACTTCGCGGACGTCGAGGGCGTCGAGAGCGTCGACGTCGATAACGTCGGCCGTATCTGA
- a CDS encoding HVO_2753 family zinc finger protein — translation MSTTNDRETRSCVSCGLNIAGTNAASFKCPDCGQQIYRCAKCRKQSNLYECPDCGFTGP, via the coding sequence ATGAGTACGACGAACGACCGAGAGACGCGCTCGTGCGTCTCCTGTGGGCTCAACATCGCGGGAACGAACGCCGCGTCGTTCAAGTGCCCCGACTGTGGCCAGCAGATCTACCGCTGTGCCAAGTGTCGCAAGCAGAGCAACCTCTACGAGTGCCCGGACTGCGGATTCACCGGACCCTGA
- a CDS encoding diadenylate cyclase has product MASDETLSIDYIDHEAVTELIDVITYCVEGISLSFDRWDEPYVQGPGLYFVVVAGTSIEEYADPMGENRWPTDECPSVSGRLESFYDVARSVALERDGAVVVTVDGTIHEQMVRLKDLSADELEALPVSADHSYAEWMGARHMSAMDTSAREEVVATVTLSEESGRVSIFQDGDYVDFEREEIGGVWRADS; this is encoded by the coding sequence ATGGCGAGCGACGAGACGCTCTCGATCGACTACATCGACCACGAAGCCGTCACGGAACTCATCGACGTCATCACGTACTGTGTCGAAGGGATCAGTCTCTCGTTCGATCGGTGGGACGAACCCTACGTGCAGGGGCCGGGTCTGTACTTCGTGGTCGTCGCCGGAACGTCGATCGAGGAGTACGCCGACCCGATGGGCGAGAACCGGTGGCCGACCGACGAGTGTCCATCGGTCAGCGGACGGCTGGAGTCTTTCTACGACGTCGCCCGGTCGGTCGCGCTCGAGCGCGACGGCGCGGTCGTCGTCACGGTCGACGGGACGATCCACGAGCAGATGGTTCGGCTCAAGGACCTCTCGGCGGACGAACTCGAGGCACTGCCCGTGAGTGCGGATCACTCCTACGCCGAGTGGATGGGAGCACGCCACATGAGCGCGATGGACACCTCCGCGCGGGAGGAGGTGGTCGCCACCGTAACGCTCAGCGAGGAGAGCGGCCGCGTCTCGATCTTCCAGGACGGCGACTACGTCGATTTCGAGCGCGAGGAGATCGGCGGCGTCTGGCGGGCGGATTCCTGA
- a CDS encoding HTH domain-containing protein produces MIDSDTPPREPLRVDLYLRGRAPAEAVDRLLAVVERARRLEEIDRVSDVTVTTWSSVRPVLETIADGPASVTATVAAFRSWADSEGYSLEPAFRRREVSSMLEAGTGTESHPFPGSNSASDPDTDAFRELCVPTVCAAIYAGETLECVVPCSDDERTYSVEECLQALETGVLEHLPGPMTHREWARGATPDASRDDSDVGSREDTETSTSDG; encoded by the coding sequence ATGATTGACTCCGATACACCGCCGCGAGAACCGCTCCGCGTGGATCTCTACCTCCGCGGGCGGGCACCGGCCGAAGCCGTGGACCGACTCCTCGCTGTGGTCGAGAGGGCACGCAGGCTGGAGGAGATCGATCGCGTCTCGGACGTAACGGTGACGACGTGGAGTTCGGTCCGACCCGTGCTCGAAACGATCGCCGACGGCCCCGCGTCGGTGACTGCGACCGTTGCGGCCTTCCGGTCGTGGGCCGACAGCGAGGGGTACAGCCTCGAGCCGGCGTTCAGGCGTCGCGAGGTATCGTCGATGCTCGAGGCGGGGACAGGGACGGAAAGTCACCCGTTCCCAGGCTCAAACTCTGCCTCCGATCCCGACACCGACGCCTTTCGAGAGCTTTGCGTTCCGACCGTCTGTGCCGCTATTTACGCCGGCGAGACGCTCGAGTGCGTCGTCCCCTGTTCGGACGATGAACGCACGTACTCCGTCGAGGAGTGTTTGCAAGCGCTCGAGACGGGGGTCCTCGAACACCTCCCTGGACCGATGACGCACCGGGAGTGGGCACGAGGGGCGACCCCCGACGCCTCGCGGGACGACTCCGACGTCGGTTCCCGCGAAGACACCGAGACGTCCACGTCCGACGGGTAA
- the arcD gene encoding arginine/ornithine antiporter ArcD, which translates to MTLDFTPTTIDDLDPDRRPSFRLALVPVLAVVLFLGIGSALLGLDPHVPLLWSIIVTGAFGRYLGYTWNDLSQGITNGLLMGMQALLILFTIYALIATWVDAGTIPAMMYYGLELLSPQVFLPAAAILAAVVAFSIGSSWTTVGTLGVAFVGIGAGLNIDPAMTVGAVISGAYAGDKQSPLSDTTNLAAGVTNTPLYEHIYRMRTGTAVAFGLSVLGFAALGLRASGAVPAGQVAEIQTALAGTYSLSLLAFLPLVVTFGLALRGYPALPTLVAGILAGVVTSIVVQGTGFVPAWEVFMYGTAPETGSELVNDLLGTGGLTGSAWTITVVVAALALGGLLEKTGVLAVLAHRLSQGVSSSGSLIAGTGVSAIVINALTAQQYMSIVLPGMTLRNLYDEFGLSSDELSRAVEAAGTPTGALLPWHAGGVFMASATGVPTLSYAPFYLFGFLSPLVLFAMASSGRGIPTTTRAERAQHAD; encoded by the coding sequence ATGACACTGGACTTTACACCGACGACGATCGACGACCTCGATCCGGACCGGCGCCCCTCGTTCCGTCTCGCGCTCGTTCCGGTGCTCGCGGTCGTCCTCTTTCTCGGGATCGGGTCCGCACTCCTCGGGCTCGATCCCCACGTACCGCTGCTGTGGAGCATTATCGTAACCGGTGCGTTCGGTCGGTATCTCGGCTACACATGGAACGACCTCTCACAGGGGATCACGAACGGGCTCCTGATGGGGATGCAGGCCCTGCTGATCCTCTTTACGATCTACGCCCTGATCGCGACCTGGGTCGATGCCGGCACCATCCCGGCGATGATGTACTACGGCCTCGAGTTGCTCTCACCGCAGGTGTTCCTGCCCGCGGCGGCGATCCTGGCGGCCGTCGTCGCGTTCTCGATCGGCTCCTCGTGGACGACGGTCGGGACGCTCGGCGTCGCGTTCGTCGGGATCGGCGCGGGGCTCAACATCGACCCGGCGATGACCGTCGGTGCGGTCATCTCCGGCGCGTACGCGGGGGACAAGCAGTCGCCGCTCTCGGATACCACGAACCTCGCTGCCGGCGTAACGAACACGCCGCTGTACGAACACATCTACCGCATGCGAACCGGGACTGCCGTCGCCTTCGGCCTCTCGGTGCTCGGCTTCGCCGCGCTCGGGCTCCGGGCCAGCGGCGCCGTCCCGGCCGGGCAGGTCGCGGAGATCCAGACCGCACTCGCAGGGACGTACTCGCTGTCCCTGCTCGCGTTCCTGCCGCTCGTGGTCACGTTCGGCCTCGCGCTTCGCGGCTATCCCGCTCTGCCGACGCTGGTCGCCGGCATCCTCGCCGGCGTCGTCACGTCGATCGTCGTCCAGGGAACGGGCTTCGTCCCGGCCTGGGAGGTCTTCATGTACGGCACCGCGCCGGAGACGGGTTCGGAACTCGTGAACGATCTCCTCGGCACTGGCGGTCTCACGGGCTCGGCCTGGACGATTACCGTCGTCGTCGCGGCGCTCGCCCTCGGCGGCCTGCTCGAGAAGACGGGCGTGCTCGCCGTGCTCGCTCACCGCCTCTCCCAGGGCGTCAGTAGCTCCGGGAGCCTGATCGCCGGCACCGGCGTCTCTGCGATCGTCATCAACGCGCTCACCGCTCAGCAGTACATGAGCATCGTCCTGCCGGGCATGACGTTGCGCAATCTCTACGACGAGTTCGGTCTGAGCAGCGACGAACTCTCGCGTGCGGTCGAGGCGGCCGGTACGCCGACCGGCGCGCTCCTCCCGTGGCACGCCGGCGGCGTCTTCATGGCGTCGGCGACCGGCGTACCGACGCTCTCGTACGCCCCGTTCTATCTGTTCGGCTTCCTCTCGCCGCTCGTGCTGTTCGCCATGGCGAGCAGCGGTCGCGGGATTCCGACGACCACGCGTGCCGAGCGTGCACAGCATGCCGACTGA
- a CDS encoding cation:proton antiporter domain-containing protein, protein MDVLLVVIGILALGIGVQIVAKRLRVPSVLFLIIIGVIVGPEGLGFVTIEMFGDGLETIVGVSVAIIIFDGAFHLRRDELETAFRSVGRLTTVGAALAFVGTAVAVRVFLGTEWDIAFLVGALLVATGPTVVTPILEVITVRKHVETALEAEGIINDVTAAVLAIVIFEAVVVGNSPESVPVEFLQRLISGIGIGVVVAAVVWFLLVRVRPPAGDAPQMARLVTLTGALVAFGLAESIFPETGVAAVATSGLILGNVDLPHRDEILAFNRDLTLVVLAFVFISLAALIDFDSLIGLGTGGIAVVVAVTLFVRPILVALSTTDPHFSREERLFLSFVGPRGIIPASVATLFAIELEAAGQFEAAQTLAGTVFLVIFITVVIQAGFARQIAEYFGVIPMPTIIVGGGRVGRALATRLENRGENVVIIDESADEVERLRQDGYTVVEGDGTDANTLEEADIERACIVAATTADDDTNLLVSQLARTKFGVETVVARVNQPDNVDSFKALDVQAIDVASATAWSLDNEIERPALAHWMNELGEGHDAQEITVTATDLVGSTIAELDAEIPDGVIVGVIARDGETHVPGADTVLEEEDKVTFLGREEAVRDAVRRFHPHD, encoded by the coding sequence GTGGACGTTCTGCTAGTCGTCATCGGGATTCTCGCGCTGGGAATCGGAGTGCAGATAGTCGCGAAGCGGCTCAGGGTCCCCAGCGTTCTCTTTCTCATCATCATCGGCGTCATCGTCGGTCCGGAGGGGCTGGGTTTCGTGACGATCGAGATGTTCGGCGACGGACTCGAGACGATCGTCGGCGTCAGCGTCGCCATCATCATCTTCGACGGGGCATTCCACCTCCGCCGGGACGAACTCGAGACGGCGTTTCGATCGGTCGGGCGGTTGACGACGGTCGGCGCGGCGCTGGCGTTCGTCGGGACGGCCGTCGCCGTCCGGGTGTTTCTCGGCACCGAGTGGGACATCGCCTTCCTCGTGGGCGCGTTGCTCGTGGCGACCGGGCCGACCGTCGTCACCCCCATCCTCGAGGTGATCACGGTCCGAAAACACGTCGAGACCGCGCTCGAGGCGGAAGGGATCATCAACGACGTGACCGCGGCCGTGCTGGCGATCGTTATCTTCGAGGCCGTCGTCGTCGGGAACTCCCCCGAGTCGGTGCCCGTGGAGTTCCTCCAGCGGCTGATCTCCGGGATCGGGATCGGCGTCGTCGTCGCGGCCGTCGTCTGGTTCCTCCTGGTGCGGGTCAGGCCGCCGGCGGGCGACGCCCCGCAGATGGCGCGGCTGGTAACGCTGACGGGGGCGCTTGTCGCGTTCGGCCTCGCGGAGTCGATCTTTCCAGAGACGGGGGTCGCCGCGGTGGCGACCAGCGGGCTCATCCTCGGCAACGTCGACCTCCCACACAGAGACGAGATTCTCGCGTTCAACCGCGACCTGACGCTGGTCGTTCTCGCGTTCGTGTTCATCTCGCTCGCGGCGCTGATCGACTTCGATTCGCTGATCGGGCTGGGTACCGGCGGTATCGCCGTCGTCGTCGCGGTCACGCTGTTCGTCCGCCCGATCCTCGTTGCGCTCTCGACGACCGACCCCCACTTCAGCCGCGAGGAGCGGCTCTTCCTCTCGTTCGTCGGCCCCCGCGGCATCATCCCGGCCTCCGTGGCGACCCTGTTCGCGATCGAACTGGAGGCCGCGGGACAGTTCGAGGCCGCCCAGACGCTCGCGGGGACCGTCTTCCTGGTGATCTTCATCACCGTCGTCATTCAGGCGGGATTCGCCCGCCAGATCGCCGAATACTTCGGAGTGATACCAATGCCAACGATCATCGTCGGCGGGGGCCGCGTCGGACGTGCTCTCGCCACGCGACTGGAGAACCGGGGCGAAAACGTCGTCATCATCGACGAATCCGCGGACGAAGTCGAGCGGTTGCGCCAGGACGGGTACACCGTCGTCGAAGGGGACGGAACGGACGCCAATACGCTCGAGGAAGCCGACATCGAACGAGCCTGCATCGTGGCTGCGACGACGGCCGACGACGATACCAACCTGCTCGTCTCCCAGCTCGCACGGACCAAGTTCGGGGTCGAGACGGTCGTCGCCAGGGTCAACCAGCCGGACAACGTCGACTCCTTCAAGGCACTCGACGTGCAGGCGATCGACGTCGCGAGCGCGACTGCCTGGTCGCTCGACAACGAGATCGAACGACCCGCGCTCGCCCACTGGATGAACGAACTCGGCGAAGGCCACGACGCCCAGGAGATCACGGTCACCGCGACCGATCTGGTCGGCTCGACGATCGCCGAACTCGACGCGGAGATCCCGGACGGCGTCATCGTTGGGGTTATCGCTCGCGACGGCGAGACTCACGTTCCCGGGGCCGATACGGTTCTCGAGGAGGAGGACAAGGTGACGTTCCTCGGCCGCGAGGAGGCGGTCCGTGACGCGGTTCGGCGGTTCCACCCGCACGACTGA
- the nreA gene encoding DNA repair protein NreA has translation MRLDEYIEDLEPDEEAERRRLAKEKSYEITDHLEEFERRFDDALSGDTLVGSTSPSIFVGRSNYPDIPVGLLSPVGDEDDAEEYVTDGDWYRQGYAIDDVLQRRTGLLNSNKRANVDSPSIASRLTPSVHDAWEGFVGVQREVAIADRPVDLEIGLDDTPDLGIDPGTDVATPRGPRANARNAELRENPYVPKPVKKTLEDDDWQAQGAMTYLYRRGFDVYDINSILSAGALGETEQRRLVPTRWSITAVDDTIGQFLRGRIRNEPSVDEVQVWVNEYMGNRYWVILAPGSWEFELVEMKAPGSIWNPNPEDDVWLQSASEGYDGRSSYVDETAGAYYAARLGVLEHLESIGRQAKCLVLREVSDDYWAPVGVWQVRESVRNAFDGVPGNAGDRESLAGEYGEAETFHGAVAQVAKQLPVSYERLQRKSELAAGLQSNLDAFSRSN, from the coding sequence ATGCGCCTCGACGAGTACATCGAGGATCTCGAGCCCGACGAGGAGGCCGAACGTCGCCGCCTCGCCAAGGAGAAGTCCTACGAGATCACGGACCACCTCGAGGAATTCGAGCGCCGGTTCGACGACGCGCTCTCCGGGGATACCCTCGTGGGCTCGACCTCGCCCTCGATCTTCGTCGGGCGGTCGAACTATCCGGATATCCCCGTCGGCCTGCTCTCGCCCGTCGGGGACGAGGACGACGCCGAGGAGTACGTCACCGACGGCGACTGGTATCGGCAGGGGTACGCGATCGACGACGTGCTCCAGCGTCGGACGGGCCTGCTGAACTCGAACAAACGCGCGAACGTCGACTCGCCGTCGATCGCGAGCCGGTTGACGCCGTCGGTACACGACGCCTGGGAGGGGTTCGTCGGCGTCCAGCGCGAGGTCGCCATCGCGGATCGGCCGGTCGACCTCGAGATCGGGCTCGACGACACGCCGGATCTCGGGATCGACCCCGGAACCGACGTCGCGACCCCACGGGGGCCGCGGGCCAACGCCCGCAACGCCGAACTGCGGGAGAACCCCTACGTCCCGAAGCCGGTCAAGAAGACCCTCGAGGACGACGACTGGCAGGCACAGGGAGCGATGACGTACCTCTATCGTCGCGGGTTCGACGTCTACGACATCAACTCCATCCTCTCGGCCGGTGCGCTGGGTGAGACCGAACAGCGCCGGCTCGTTCCGACTCGATGGTCGATCACGGCCGTCGACGACACGATCGGCCAGTTCCTTCGGGGTCGCATCCGGAACGAGCCGAGCGTCGACGAGGTCCAGGTCTGGGTCAACGAGTACATGGGCAACCGCTACTGGGTGATCCTCGCGCCCGGCAGCTGGGAGTTCGAACTCGTCGAGATGAAAGCGCCCGGCAGCATCTGGAACCCCAATCCCGAGGACGACGTCTGGCTCCAGAGCGCGAGCGAGGGCTACGACGGGCGCTCGAGCTACGTCGACGAAACCGCAGGCGCGTATTACGCCGCCCGCCTGGGCGTCCTGGAACACCTCGAGTCGATCGGCAGGCAGGCGAAGTGTCTCGTCCTGCGGGAGGTGAGCGACGACTACTGGGCACCGGTCGGAGTCTGGCAGGTCCGCGAGAGCGTCCGTAACGCCTTCGACGGCGTTCCCGGAAACGCTGGCGACCGGGAATCGCTCGCCGGCGAGTACGGCGAGGCCGAGACGTTCCACGGGGCGGTCGCACAGGTCGCGAAGCAGCTCCCGGTTTCCTACGAACGGCTGCAGCGAAAGTCCGAACTCGCGGCGGGGTTGCAGTCGAATCTCGACGCGTTTTCCCGGTCGAACTGA